DNA from Alnus glutinosa chromosome 2, dhAlnGlut1.1, whole genome shotgun sequence:
AGCGGTCACCATGCCCAAACTCAACCAATACCCATGGTGGTCAAATATTGGGTGGCATATCCATCTAGAAagccatgggggtggttggGCGTTCGACTACCCCCTCTAGCCAACTTGgagtggccgaccacccctaactcttgttatgttttttttcttttttttttttagggtaataGGTACGTAATTTCACACTGATCCCGATCAAAAAATTTGATGTAATTTGTATAGAGTGAGTTATTTATCACATCGGGAtaccacatggagtgatttCTCACTTACCCTAGGGATTTATTTGTCAAAAGGCTAAACCTCAAGACtaatttagcaatttttttgttaaaaatatacatatatttcttaAGATTATAacaacataataaaaatatatagggaaaagtacacatacctcctcaaactaccatttcatTGACAATGGCcaccaaactaccaattgtgacAATGTCccccaataacaaaaatatccttcataaaattataaaaattcttaaaattatatataaaaacaaaaacaaaaaaaatgaaagaaaaagtattaaaaaaaccaaaaattgaaatagaaaaacgaaatatatataaaaataaaaaaaataaaaaaaaaataaaaaggtttttaattttttttcctttcttttttaaataattttcagtattttttttttaatttttaaaagatttttttttttccaaatgtataaggacatttttgaaaaaactatagggtcatttttgtcttttaattggtcttgaggacattgacattttttttatatatagtttagGAAGGACATCAATATTACAATTAATAGTTTAGGACTTTAAGGAAACGTGAACAATTGAgtgtaaatttgaaaaaaaaaatatgtgtatttttcttaaatatctAATAAGGTCTTAATGGTCTTCAAATAAAATCCATGAAACCCTATCTTAAAGTTTGTCCTTAAaaccgtttattttattttattcacaaaCTCTATGAACCATGACTCTATCAAAAAACGCTTGCCCGCAAGCTAAACCCACGAGAGCAATATAGGGtacgtttgggattgcgatttcgtaggcaataagtgcgattttaaaccaaatcgcagaacataaatcgtttgggaactgcgtttttaaaaattgcgatttgaaaacacagaaaatctgttttttcaaatcacaggtaagatggtgttttttttaaaacgcaaaattttaaaggctaatttgtgattttaaatgataaactgcgattttgccaaacgtttaactgtgtttttaaaaatcacttttttcaaatcgcacattttaaaaatatgattttaatttgCACTTTTTGAACATAATTGTCTTgattctccttcttcttctttttttcctccccttttttttttctttttcgaggATTATTTgtttaagagtaatgttataaattacatttttatcgaTTTCACAAAATTAATGTGATGGTCTCAACCAACCCTTTGATCAGTTcttgttaaaaaacaaaaattgatcaaAACTACTACGTcagtaaaaaaatttagaagtaTTAGTTTTTATACCTTTCTATACAACAAtggaaatataaaaaaaatagcagaataagagaaaaatataaacaaaagatTTTACGAGTGGTTCGTTTTTTAAACACCTACGTCAATCACTAAGTTTGAGCCCTACATGGCTATATTATGGTATTATTGTTTGATATGATTATGTACAAGAAGCTCTATTTATAGACCTTACAAACTATTTGAATTTATTCAAATCAATCAATCCTAACCAAATCGATCCCTTTATTGAGGATATTCAATCCTCATAAACTCCCTAAAACTAGGATAATCCATTCATCATTTATTTGAAAGGATTTATATCCTTATCATATACTCTAATAGTCAATAATAGCATTGTTAAATGATTGAGAGataataatatagtatataacattactctttctttAAAAAGATTTTTGGAAGGGGGGCTCCACGCCTCCTTCCTCCTAGTGGTGGTTCTCTCCTAGCCCTTCTTGGGTTAGGGAGATTTTTTGTTCCTCCATGGTTAGATCTAGTGGAGGTTAGATGTTCACAGTCATTAGGGCTGTGAAGTTTTGTTCTCCCTGAATTAGATCTGGTGGTGGTTATGGTTCCTAGGCAAAAGACTTCACGGGACATTTGGTGTTGGGGGAGTGGCTTTCTGGTGTGTCTCAGGACAAAGTTTCTGACTGTGTTtcctttgtgttttttatttggagTCAAATTTATTTACTTCGGCTAGGTCTTTCAAGACATGTACCTCTCCACGATGGTTGTCGGCTTCTTTCGGTCCAACAGCTCCCAGCCTCGACAGTGTCGGTTGTTCCTACTCAGCACTTGGCTAACACGCATTAGGGAGGTCACTCCTTGGACTGGTGCATGAGGGTCACAGCTTGTCTTCTAGGGCACGGCTAGTGGAGTTTTGGTGGTTCTGGTGTTTCTAGTGGTCGTTTGCTGAAGAGGGATGTCCTCGGTGGTGGAGCGTGTCTACACTCGCCGCTTTCCCCGACGCCGATTTTGTTCTGGCTTCtgtttttgggttgttttgtttttttcttttttgttcacAGTCTGCCTCTGTGATGCTCAAATGttactggactatttgttggtataggtgctagatctgccatcttttatttgtttgattgtGCTTAAATGTAAAAAGTGGCTCAATGTTGTTCATGTAATGTTTGTGTATTGTTTAGGTTGCTGTTTTAAGTCAATTTCTTTGGTTTAGGGTGTATAGGGTCTTGTACAGTTGTACCTCCATTATATGTATTTGCCCTTGGGCTTTCTTAGTAATATATGATAACACAtgctttgttcaaaaaaataaataagaattttGGAAAACTATGTCACAAAGTCCCTTTGCTTTTGCACCTTTTGACTTTGAAATcccattttattatttgaagaTATGAGCTTTTAACATTTGACAATCGAGGCAAACCTTATAGCTAGATGGGCCACTTCCCACTCTGTATATGGAAGTATTCTCACTTTGTCTGTGTCCATCATGTGGCATCCTGAACCGCAACCAGACTTCACTCTGACTGTATTctcatttcttcttctgtttttggACCTCCTCTTATATGTTTTGGAAAtgcttcctctttttcttttttaattccttaactatgttgtgttcttttgtttcttacttataaaaaataaaaaataataataataaaagacttTTCTTAGCCTTTCCTTCAAATAGATAACAAAAAAGAAtgtaaaaatatgattttgcccctgagataaaaataaatatatatatataaaaaaaaaaaaaaaaaaaaaaaaaaaaaaagggtcactCTTGGCCGTGGAGGAGACCATGGAGACCAACTTCCATGGCCATGGTCGGGGGTCTCCTTGACCAAAGATCGACCCACATCGCGCATGGGTCTCGATCTGGCCATGGTGATCAATCCAAGAGGTTGACTGATGAGAAagcgggtttttttttttttttttttttggttttttggggAGGGCATAATTGCATATGCATACTCTTTTCGATTAGCTATTTGATAGAAATGTTAAAAAAGCAGTCTCGATAATTATAAGGggtaaatttgattttttctaaGTGTAAAAAAGGAGGGTATCTTTTGAAGGCTTTGGtcaaatataacttttaaatcCAAACAGGAATATTACCGTCGTCGATTCGCGagactttataaaaaaaaaaataaaataaaataaaaaaaaaataaaaataaaataaaaataaaaaaaaaattagggataattgAGGGGCTAAACTTAAAATGGGGACCGGCCGGATTGCTTTCTAGAAATCTCGTAAACCCATCCGGACCGTACAGTCCGAAGCAAAATGGATTGACTTGTACACAACAACTAAAAAGAGTTTCTAGAACTTTGAATTTTACAATTAATCAAATCAAAAgagaaattaagagaaaagttACGCTGCCTTCCATTCAATTTCTTGGAAACTACACTACCATATATGCTTCACTACTTTTCCAAATTAAAAGATCGACTTTCTAAAATGGTCAAAGCTATGGGAGCACAACAACCTCAATATTAGCAGATTGTTAATACTTTATGTTCcgaatattctctctctctctctctctctctctctctctctctctatatatatatatatatatatatgtgctacTAATTAATTGGATTAGATTAGATAACTTCTGCTTTTAAGTTTTCATGCGTGGTCTACGATTCTCCGTCCTCGTATTTGACTACATGCATTTGGTCTCTAGATTCTCTTAATTTCCACAAGACTTTTAAAATATCGAGGGGGTTCAAAACATGCACTTTGAAGAAACCAGCGGAAATTGCTCACTAAATCCTAACTCAGATCGTCTTcgcatatatttattaaaaagaggGTGGAGGGTGGAATATTCTTTAAGAATTGTAAGTACGTACGTAGCTTTTGAATTTAGGTTTGCTTTAAGAATATCTTAAATCTCTTGTTCAAAATAAGTTGAATCTAATTAAGTTCTCCTTATTCTGTAGAGATAGCCATTGATAACTCAAGATCTAATTGTTGGGAAATATTTCCACAACCATCAACGAATGAGTTTATCAAATCAAATCCATATAACGCTGAAGGTATCTCGAGATTGTCAGATCTTGAGAATACATGGAGAAATAGGCGCATCACATTATTCGGAAAATAGGTATTCCGCATAAAATTtcaattgatatgatataagtaggggtgggcacggAGCGGGGTGGATCAGATTTTCACCCTTTATATCCTTGCCTTGCACCCCTGCAGGTTGAGAATTTCTCACCCGCAATccgcataaataaaaaaaaaaaaaaggagaatccgttgtggggcggggtggggagtgaagaagatgaagtcGGCGCATTGTTCTTCCTTATGCACTTGAAATCTATCGTTGCTTTCCACTAAGGTTTCACAACTTGATAACCAAAAACAtactcaaaatcaaaatcaaccataaAATCATCTACTTCATCAAAACATAAATAGTTCAAAAGTTCTGTTCAGTTGCTAAGAATGGCGAAGTTTGAACCACTCATCCTTTTTCCCTGGAGGCGTTTTAGTCTAGAAGGCCATGGTCGGGATCGAGAGAGCTCTGGCGAGGACTAGAAATGGGGCCTCCGAGCATGGGCATGGCTGGAAAGGAAGAACAAGTCTAAGGTTAGAGAGGGGGTGACTGAGTTAGGGTTTTGGTGaaagttgaagaagatgaagaggcgAAAAATTGGCATAGCTGCTCAAGGGGAGACtgtgaagagaggagaaaaatgaagagaagaaggggagcgggggggggggggggggggggggggggggcgccgGGGAGGTGCGGTGCGCTAGGGTTAAgtggggttagggtttttttctttttctttttcttttttttttttccttttcttcttgcGGTGCTGGGTGGGGTGGGTCCCTGGGGTTTTTCAAAACCCTAACCCGCACGGGCATACTAATTTTTGACCCGAACCTGCAAAATAATACCAAATTCGAGGTTCtgcagggcggggcgggtcATGCGGGTTTTGCACAGCCATAGATATAACATCCCAATATGTATGGAGGAAGTTTTAGGAAGAATCAATTCCGAGATTATCGGAACATCCCGAGAAGCATTGAATTCCAATATTAATTCTGATCTCGGAGATCATGGAAAGGAATGTTGGAATCAGCAAATCAACTCCCACATGATCCGGAATGACAGTTAAACCTCGTCTATAAATAGGTGAAAACTATGAGGAATCAACTATAGTTGAATCTTTATACATTTTACACTTGATACGAATTACTATTTAGAAACTGATTTAAGTATCGGAGTGGGATCCAGTTGGCACCTTTGACAAGTTCATTTGTTCATGTTTGTCATTTTGTAGCAATTGAAGAGGTTTTTTATCAAGACTTACGTCATCATACTAGAAACTGTATTATACtaatcatgattttttttttctagtgaatgaaaatttttatataaagaaCATATTCTCAATAGCTTACCACATCATACAAACAACTAAACATCTCTCgaccaaaagaaaaacaaccaaatcaaatataaaacaattttaacACAAGGAACAACTCTAAATGTTTATTTTCAGAAACTCACTTTATGACGTGACAATACAAATCTTTATTGGATGCAATAACAAGACAATAGCAACTACATTATTTTTCCGAACATATATATCCATTCTTATTGATAAATCATTGAAAAAACCGAGAGATCAAAACAAAGGGACGTACAACTTGTTCCCTAACAACAATGTCATGTAGATAGGTAGAATATCTTCCATTCAGATTCGATCTACAAACTGCCGGAGCAGTTGAATTGGCCttccaaacaaattaaatttcatacaattagTCTATCTGCAGCAAAGTACAAACAATTATGATCTCGAGACCAGTGTACAACAATTTATGTGGTTGTGGTCTCTTTGTAGTTTGTACAATAAAAAGGTATCCTTAATTTATTTCATctttttggtatatatatatatatataaagccattGATATATAACTGCTCAAGGTCTAATTTTCACCACTAATACGTTTTTGTCTTCTTGGCCGCTTCAAACTTTCTCGTCCAGTTTTGGTTCGTGGTTTGTTTCAATCTAATTATATAAGGAAGTCCCTTGTTGCCATATAACTGTTGCATGCAACAACTATTTATGTCTTATATacgtttttttaaataaataaataaatagaaaaaaaatacttaaaattacttttattattattattatttataaagaaaGAGAATACGCATGGATTAATGTGATTCATGCATGGGCTTCTAAATTAGGGTGTGGGATTCGCTGATACAGAATACAACAACGAGAGGAAAATATAGTGCGATCGATGGAAAATATAGACCCCACTACGTAGTGGGGTCTGGCCAGGAGGACTAACGCAGCCTAACACAAAAtggaaaaacaattaaataggCCGGGGAATGATTTATGCATTACTAGTGCACAACTAGTgtacaatttcaaaatatattagAGTGGGATCCACACATTAAATTTTATCccaatatgttttaaaattgtgcactaGTTATACACTAAtgagacatgttacatgcacatcatatatacatcttttgtacattaGTTTTTTAGATTAACTATTGGATCTGTAGGACCCTCATGTGAATTCACATGTGGATCCTACAAATCCAATGATAAGTAGTGATTCAATGCCActcaaagatacaacttttcaccaccttgacACATTGGTaaagtggtcccccactactttttgagtttttttattttttaaaaataaattaaggtagggacCACCTTgacacataggcaaggtggtaaaatgttatatatttaactagtagtgaatcattacttatccaatgattgatttaaaaaaatgatgtacaaaaaatatacaagtaATGTCATTTTTCTTCCCTAATAGTGTGAATCATTCTCAATAGAATTGACTTGGAAGAGTAAGAGGGTCAAGATGAAGATGCATGAATAAACAAAAAGGTCAACAGTCAGTTATATGTGTTCAAACTTAACTAATATCGCAGCAATTTCCTTACTAATTTCCATACAAGTTTCAAGCGACTTTCCTATTCTCCACCCTCACCTAAAAAAACTGGCCCTACCCCTTATGCCCTTACTACTGTAATCTTTTCACTATATAAACATCCCCCCCCCCCGGCCCATTGCTCCATCACCTTCACGTCCATCAAACAACTCTTCTCGATCTCTACATCTCTCCAGCTCTCTGCATATATATGCTTCTAAACTAGCTAGCGAATTATTAAGCAAACACCCAAAAGAAACTTTGAAAAATGGATCAGTTGCCGAAATGTGAAGCCAATTATACCCCTCTCACCCCTATAACTTTCTTAAAGAGAGCCTCTGCTTTCTATGCCAACCGCACCTCCATCATATATGAGGCTACCCGCTTCACGTGGGGGCAAACATACGAGCGTTGTCGCCGGCTTGCTTCCTCTCTCCGTGCTCTCAACATAGTCAAGAACGACGTTGTAAGTTTATTTGCCTTTCTTGTACTCATCATATATCATCGTCATATATGGTTTACTTTTACTGTTTTACAGTCTACTTATTCTATATACCTTGATTTGTGTACAGGTGTCTGTGTTGGCTCCCAACGTTCCAGCCATGTATGAGATGCATTTTGCAGTGCCTATGGCTGGGGCTGTGCTTAACACTATCAATTCCCGGCTCGATGCTAAAAACGTAGCCACCATTCTCCGGCACTCTGAAGCTAAGGTGTTCTTTGTGGACTACCAATATGTCCAGGTGGCAGGCGAGGCTCTCCGGATACTCGTGGGTGACTCGAAGGTACCCGAGTCGTCCATTCCTTTGGTGATTGTCATCGATGACATTGACTCCCCCACCGGCGTCCGGCTAGGGGAGTTGGAGTACGAGCAACTCGTCCACAAGGGCAATCCGAAGTACGTTCATGCTGAGCTGGAGGACGAGTGGGATCCGATTGCTTTGAATTACACGTCAGGAACCACGTCAGCGCCCAAAGGAGTTGCTTACAGCCACAGAGGTGCGTACCTTAGCACGCTTAGCTTAATTCTCGGATGGGAAATGGGAGGCGAGCCGGTGTACCTGTGGACGCTTCCCATGTTCCATTGCAACGGGTGGACCTTCACGTGGGGCATCGCGGCACGTGGCGGAACCAACGTGTGCCTCCGCAACACCACGGCCACCGACATCTACAGGAGCATTGCTATGCACAAGGTCACCCACATGTGCTGCGCGCCCATCGTCTTCAACATCCTCCTTCAGGCAGAGCCGAACGAGATAACGTTAACATCTCCGGTCCAAATACTCACCGGAGGAGCACCCCCGCCGGCTGCGCTGCTTGAAAAGATCGAGCCGCTGGGATTCCACATCACGCATGCTTATGGCCTCACCGAGGCCACCGGGCCGGCGCTCGTGTGCGAGTGGCAGAGGAAGTGGAACCAATTGCCGCGCGACGATCAGGCGAAGCTCAAGGCACGTCAAGGGATTAGCATACTGACGCTGGACGACGTGGATGTAAAGGATTTGAAAACAATGGCGAGTGTGCCCCACGATGGGAAAACTCTGGGGGAGATAGTCCTACGAGGGAGCAGCATCATGAAGGGTTACTTCAAGGACCGAAAGGCCACGTCGGAAGCTTTCAAGGATGGGTGGTTCGTAACAGGTGATGTCGGCGTTGTTCATCCAGATGGGTATTTGGAAATAAAGGACAGGTCCAAGGACGTCATCATATCCGGCGGCGAAAACATCAGCAGCGTAGAAGTGGAGTCGGCGCTGTATAAGCATCCGAGAGTTCTGGAAGCGGCGGTGGTGGCAATGCCGCACCCTCACTGGGGAGAGAGCCCCTGCGCCTTTGTCGCCATCAGGAACAACTCGGCAGGTAAAACGGAGGACTTGAGAGAGGCAGAGATCATCTCCCATTGCAGGAAAAATCTTCCCCATTTCATGGTTCCGAAGAAGGTGGTGGTCCTGCCGGAGCTGCCAAAGAACTCAACGGGAAAGATTCTGAAAAATGAACTGAGAGCAAAAGCAAAAGAGCTTCTTGTCTCCGTGAATCTTTCCAACAAGTCCAGCAATGTCAATCCACAACCAATTCCTCCATTTGGCGAGCAGAATCTGCAGGCCTTTTCCCGTCTCTGAGAGTTTTTTTTACTAAACTCGGAATAAAAAAA
Protein-coding regions in this window:
- the LOC133859532 gene encoding trans-cinnamate:CoA ligase, peroxisomal-like, translating into MDQLPKCEANYTPLTPITFLKRASAFYANRTSIIYEATRFTWGQTYERCRRLASSLRALNIVKNDVVSVLAPNVPAMYEMHFAVPMAGAVLNTINSRLDAKNVATILRHSEAKVFFVDYQYVQVAGEALRILVGDSKVPESSIPLVIVIDDIDSPTGVRLGELEYEQLVHKGNPKYVHAELEDEWDPIALNYTSGTTSAPKGVAYSHRGAYLSTLSLILGWEMGGEPVYLWTLPMFHCNGWTFTWGIAARGGTNVCLRNTTATDIYRSIAMHKVTHMCCAPIVFNILLQAEPNEITLTSPVQILTGGAPPPAALLEKIEPLGFHITHAYGLTEATGPALVCEWQRKWNQLPRDDQAKLKARQGISILTLDDVDVKDLKTMASVPHDGKTLGEIVLRGSSIMKGYFKDRKATSEAFKDGWFVTGDVGVVHPDGYLEIKDRSKDVIISGGENISSVEVESALYKHPRVLEAAVVAMPHPHWGESPCAFVAIRNNSAGKTEDLREAEIISHCRKNLPHFMVPKKVVVLPELPKNSTGKILKNELRAKAKELLVSVNLSNKSSNVNPQPIPPFGEQNLQAFSRL